Proteins encoded by one window of Musa acuminata AAA Group cultivar baxijiao chromosome BXJ2-9, Cavendish_Baxijiao_AAA, whole genome shotgun sequence:
- the LOC103997350 gene encoding uncharacterized protein LOC103997350 encodes MSSFRQLSRIDTAELKAQLFKKLGRRKAERYFYILKRLLNLKLSKLEFEKLCYGIIGKENLALHNLFIRSILSNACLALAPPSRETITGNSRTSKMSSFGETFPASPRRGRSINSKDRRSADRARLLGPYGKIPPGHVQEVTNSCDLQRPREQQSAPELISIGSKALASVEDGEEVEQYRCSPSVQSRSPLRPPLGIPVTLGDPPSKFFCTGFKSRLKLIEPNVLDSCLRTSQLPDTRSLRDRLERKLVVEGLGLSVDCTNVLNHGLDAFLRRLIKPCMDLARARHSFNRTSQGDGKIFPNMKGLWQVGQVQTSNESYYASLLDFQSAVELNHKILGGDWPLLLEKICSHLSEE; translated from the coding sequence ATGTCATCTTTCCGGCAGTTGTCACGAATTGATACCGCTGAGCTCAAGGCTCAGTTGTTTAAGAAGCTTGGGCGCCGAAAAGCCGAGAGGTACTTTTATATCCTCAAGAGATTACTGAACTTGAAACTCAGCAAGTTGGAGTTCGAGAAGCTGTGCTATGGGATTATCGGAAAGGAAAATCTTGCCCTTCATAATTTGTTCATCAGATCGATCCTTAGCAATGCGTGTCTTGCgcttgcaccacctagcagagagACAATCACAGGAAATTCACGGACTAGTAAGATGTCGAGCTTCGGTGAAACCTTCCCAGCATCCCCTCGGAGGGGAAGGTCTATAAACAGCAAGGACCGTAGATCAGCTGACCGAGCAAGACTCCTTGGGCCGTATGGTAAAATTCCTCCTGGACATGTTCAAGAAGTCACAAATTCTTGTGATCTTCAGAGGCCACGGGAGCAACAAAGTGCTCCAGAGTTGATATCTATTGGTAGCAAAGCTCTAGCATCCGTTGAAGACGGGGAAGAGGTTGAACAATATAGATGTAGCCCAAGTGTTCAAAGTAGAAGTCCTTTAAGGCCTCCTCTTGGCATTCCAGTGACACTTGGTGATCCTCCTAGTAAATTTTTTTGTACTGGTTTTAAATCAAGATTAAAACTTATTGAGCCAAATGTTCTTGACAGTTGTCTTCGTACTTCTCAACTGCCAGATACAAGGTCTTTGAGGGATCGGTTGGAGCGTAAGTTGGTGGTTGAGGGCCTTGGTCTGTCGGTTGACTGTACTAATGTGTTAAATCATGGATTGGATGCATTTCTAAGGAGGCTGATAAAACCCTGTATGGATTTAGCTAGAGCAAGACACAGTTTTAATAGGACGAGTCAAGGGGATGGAAAGATTTTCCCCAATATGAAAGGTTTGTGGCAAGTGGGTCAAGTGCAAACATCGAATGAGTCCTACTATGCTTCTTTACTCGATTTTCAGTCGGCAGTggaattgaatcataaaatacttGGAGGTGATTGGCCTCTACTGCTTGAGAAGATATGCTCACATTTATCGGAAGAATGA